Proteins encoded together in one Carya illinoinensis cultivar Pawnee chromosome 3, C.illinoinensisPawnee_v1, whole genome shotgun sequence window:
- the LOC122303885 gene encoding 2-methylpropanoate--CoA ligase CCL4-like, whose translation MEELKPKPANSSPLTPIGFLERAAAVYGDCPSVVYNDTAYTWSQTHRRCLQLASSLSSLGIKSGHVVSVLAPNLPAMYELHFAVPMAGAILNTINTRLDARMVSIILRHCESKLVFVDHLCRNLAVEALSLFPPHIRTPVLILITDDEVSLTVPSSSSADHFLATYEGVVEKGDPEFKWVRPKSEWDPMVLNYISGTTSSPKGVVHCHRGLFIVALDALIDWSVPKQPVYLWSLPMFHANGWSFPWGMAAVGGTNVCLRKFDGHTIYRLIERHGVTHMCGAPVVLNMLSNSSNYNKRSLRKPVHILTAGAPPPASVLLKTESVGFAVSHGYGLTETGGIVVSCAWKPQWNSFPASERARLKARQGVRTVGMTEVDVVDAESGESVKRDGLTPGEVVLRGGCVMLGYLKDPEGTSKCMRDNGWFYTGDVGVMYPDGYLEIKDRSKDVIISGGENLSSVEVESVLYSHPAVNEAAVVGRPDEFWGETPCAFVSLKDDARMATEIEIIEFCRAKLPHYMVPKTVVFRDDLPKTSTGKIQKFALREVAKSMGSSRANRM comes from the coding sequence atggaagagttgaaaCCGAAGCCGGCGAATTCATCACCTCTAACCCCAATAGGCTTCCTGGAAAGAGCAGCTGCTGTCTACGGCGATTGCCCTTCTGTCGTCTACAACGACACCGCCTACACTTGgtcccagacccaccgccgatGTCTTCAATTAGCCTCGTCTCTCTCTTCCCTCGGCATCAAGAGCGGCCACGTTGTCTCCGTTCTGGCTCCGAACCTCCCCGCCATGTACGAGCTCCACTTCGCCGTACCCATGGCCGGCGCCATCCTCAACACTATCAACACCCGTCTTGATGCCCGCATGGTTTCCATCATTCTCCGTCATTGCGAATCAAAGCTCGTCTTCGTTGACCACCTCTGTCGCAATCTTGCTGTGGAAGCCCTCTCTTTGTTCCCACCACACATTCGGACCCCAGTTCTAATCCTCATTACGGATGACGAGGTCTCACTGACAGTACCATCATCTTCGTCGGCCGATCATTTCCTTGCCACTTACGAGGGAGTAGTAGAGAAAGGCGATCCTGAGTTCAAGTGGGTCCGCCCGAAGAGCGAGTGGGACCCTATGGTTTTGAACTACATTTCCGGCACAACCTCCTCTCCTAAAGGTGTGGTACACTGCCACAGGGGATTATTCATCGTAGCTCTTGATGCCCTCATAGACTGGTCTGTACCAAAACAACCTGTTTACTTATGGTCCCTACCGATGTTTCACGCCAATGGCTGGAGCTTCCCTTGGGGCATGGCAGCTGTTGGTGGAACCAACGTCTGCCTCCGTAAATTCGACGGTCACACAATCTACCGCCTCATTGAAAGACACGGCGTGACTCACATGTGTGGTGCTCCTGTGGTGCTCAACATGCTATCCAACTCTTCTAATTACAATAAGCGATCGCTCAGAAAACCCGTTCATATCCTCACAGCCGGGGCTCCACCACCGGCGAGTGTACTGCTTAAAACCGAGTCAGTGGGTTTTGCAGTGAGTCACGGTTACGGGTTGACTGAAACGGGTGGTATCGTGGTGTCATGCGCCTGGAAACCACAATGGAACAGTTTTCCTGCGTCGGAGAGAGCTAGGCTAAAGGCAAGACAAGGAGTGAGGACGGTCGGGATGACTGAAGTGGACGTAGTGGATGCGGAGTCAGGAGAGAGTGTGAAACGAGACGGATTAACACCCGGTGAAGTCGTACTAAGAGGTGGGTGTGTGATGCTGGGTTATCTCAAAGATCCGGAGGGGACCTCCAAGTGCATGAGAGACAATGGTTGGTTTTACACTGGGGACGTGGGAGTCATGTACCCAGATGGTTATTTGGAGATCAAGGATCGATCAAAGGATGTGATCATAAGCGGTGGAGAGAATTTGAGCAGCGTGGAGGTGGAGTCGGTGCTGTATTCGCATCCGGCGGTTAACGAGGCTGCCGTAGTGGGTCGGCCGGATGAGTTCTGGGGAGAGACGCCTTGTGCGTTTGTGAGCTTGAAGGATGATGCTAGGATGGCTACTGAGATAGAGATCATAGAATTTTGTAGGGCTAAGTTGCCGCACTACATGGTCCCCAAGACGGTGGTGTTCAGGGATGATTTGCCCAAGACTTCTACCGGGAAGATCCAGAAGTTTGCGCTCAGAGAGGTTGCCAAGAGCATGGGATCTTCAAGAGCTAATCGGATGTAG